A genomic region of Streptomyces sp. R33 contains the following coding sequences:
- the sigM gene encoding RNA polymerase sigma factor SigM produces MHSATGDDRSDQELLALHTAGDPDAFGELVRRHRDRLWAVALRTLGDREEAADAVQDALVSAYRAAHTFRGESAVTTWLHRITVNACLDRARKTASRRTAPLDDTERLERLLEPHESAEAPAERQELHRQLLAALGTLPAEQRAVLVLVDMQGYPVAEAARILDVPTGTVKSRCARGRAKLLPMLTHLRSNAGDNTAAERGRNRTPGTPVPPAADPSQPAPDADTVKGGGGRT; encoded by the coding sequence ATGCACTCTGCAACGGGAGACGACCGGAGCGACCAGGAACTGCTGGCGCTGCATACCGCCGGTGATCCCGACGCGTTCGGGGAGCTCGTGCGGCGGCACCGCGACCGGCTGTGGGCGGTGGCCCTGCGCACGCTCGGCGACCGCGAGGAGGCCGCCGACGCCGTGCAGGACGCCCTCGTCTCCGCCTACCGGGCCGCCCACACCTTCCGCGGGGAATCGGCCGTCACGACCTGGCTGCACCGCATCACCGTCAACGCCTGCCTCGACCGGGCCCGCAAGACGGCCTCCCGCAGGACGGCACCCCTCGACGACACAGAGCGCCTGGAGCGCCTCCTGGAGCCCCACGAGTCCGCCGAGGCCCCCGCGGAGCGCCAGGAGCTCCACCGGCAGCTCCTGGCCGCCCTCGGCACGCTGCCGGCCGAGCAGCGGGCCGTCCTCGTCCTCGTCGACATGCAGGGATACCCCGTCGCCGAGGCCGCACGTATCCTCGACGTCCCCACCGGCACCGTGAAGAGCCGCTGCGCGCGCGGCCGGGCGAAACTCCTGCCGATGCTCACTCATCTGCGCTCGAATGCCGGGGATAACACCGCCGCCGAGCGGGGAAGGAACCGGACGCCGGGGACGCCCGTCCCACCAGCGGCAGACCCCAGTCAGCCAGCCCCAGACGCAGACACGGTGAAGGGCGGAGGTGGACGAACGTGA
- a CDS encoding protein kinase family protein: protein MAERSTAAVDVADNGGDEPPAADAAKATADGVDTQNGRAADGPMPEKDGERRKAAPAAAPELHSGHKLARRYRLEECVTRLDGFSSWRAMDEKLRRAVGVHLLPADHPRARAVLAAARSSALLGDPRFVHVLDAVEENDLVYVVHEWLPDATELTALLAAGPLEPHEAYQLVTQVSQAMAAAHREGLAHLRLTPSAILRTSTGQYRIRGLAVNAALRGITSDTPQRADTEAIGALLYAALTQRWPYEVDAYGLTGLPKGVGLIAPDQVRAGVHRGLGELAMRALANDGATASRQEPACTTPEELAKAVAAMPRIKPPEPAFTAPPEYQHTTYQQGSYGRPPAHPGVRVTQPVAVPPAPLQSRTGRVLKWGVAALLIAALGLGSWQLADTLLDRGKGDGGGPSNSQSTKTNEDEKKPKESKPLHIGSAVTFGKDPIKPEDAGKAVDGNPDTAWITKIFYGYGGKFGNLDSYDDGSGIVVDLGSVQEVTGIEADMYAAGHKVEVRAAAPETSSPHGVSDFPQELVKLGNTGKKLQATVDTPIKTRFVLVHITTLPSDGSGDGYRGGISEIKVLGPAD, encoded by the coding sequence GTGGCGGAACGTAGCACGGCTGCCGTCGACGTGGCCGACAACGGCGGCGATGAGCCGCCGGCCGCAGATGCGGCAAAGGCCACGGCCGACGGGGTGGACACCCAGAACGGACGAGCCGCGGACGGACCCATGCCAGAAAAGGACGGCGAACGCAGAAAAGCGGCCCCTGCTGCCGCCCCCGAACTGCACAGCGGCCACAAGCTCGCGAGGCGCTACCGCCTCGAAGAGTGCGTCACCCGTCTGGACGGATTCAGCAGCTGGCGCGCGATGGACGAGAAGTTGCGCCGGGCCGTGGGCGTCCATCTGCTGCCTGCCGACCACCCTCGGGCCCGCGCCGTCCTGGCCGCCGCCCGCTCCTCCGCGCTGCTCGGCGACCCGCGGTTCGTCCACGTCCTCGACGCCGTGGAAGAGAACGACCTCGTCTACGTCGTCCACGAGTGGCTGCCCGACGCCACCGAGCTGACCGCACTCCTCGCCGCGGGCCCCCTGGAGCCCCACGAGGCCTACCAGCTCGTCACCCAGGTCTCCCAGGCCATGGCCGCCGCGCACCGCGAGGGCCTCGCCCACCTGCGCCTGACACCGAGCGCGATACTGCGCACCTCCACGGGCCAGTACCGGATCCGCGGGCTCGCCGTGAACGCCGCCCTGCGCGGCATCACCAGCGACACCCCGCAGCGCGCGGACACCGAGGCCATCGGCGCACTGCTGTACGCCGCCCTGACCCAGCGCTGGCCGTACGAGGTCGACGCCTACGGTCTCACCGGCCTGCCCAAGGGCGTCGGGCTGATCGCCCCCGACCAGGTCCGCGCCGGGGTGCACCGGGGGCTGGGGGAGCTCGCCATGCGTGCCCTCGCCAACGACGGGGCCACCGCTTCCCGCCAGGAGCCTGCCTGCACCACCCCGGAGGAACTGGCCAAGGCCGTCGCCGCGATGCCCCGCATCAAGCCGCCGGAGCCCGCTTTCACCGCGCCTCCCGAGTACCAGCACACCACCTACCAGCAGGGCAGCTACGGCCGGCCGCCGGCGCACCCCGGCGTGCGCGTGACCCAGCCCGTCGCCGTCCCGCCGGCCCCGCTGCAGAGCCGCACCGGCCGGGTTCTGAAGTGGGGTGTCGCCGCCCTGCTGATCGCCGCCCTGGGGCTGGGCAGCTGGCAGCTCGCCGACACCCTCCTGGACCGCGGCAAGGGCGACGGCGGCGGTCCCAGCAACTCGCAGTCCACGAAGACGAACGAGGACGAGAAGAAGCCCAAGGAGAGCAAGCCGCTGCACATCGGCAGCGCCGTCACCTTCGGCAAGGACCCGATCAAACCCGAGGACGCCGGCAAGGCCGTCGACGGCAACCCCGACACCGCGTGGATCACCAAGATCTTCTACGGCTACGGCGGAAAGTTCGGCAACCTGGACAGCTACGACGACGGCAGTGGCATCGTCGTCGATCTCGGCAGCGTCCAGGAGGTGACGGGCATCGAGGCGGACATGTACGCCGCGGGACACAAGGTCGAGGTCCGCGCCGCCGCCCCGGAGACCTCCTCGCCGCACGGTGTCTCCGACTTCCCCCAGGAGCTCGTCAAACTGGGCAACACGGGGAAGAAGTTGCAGGCGACCGTGGACACCCCGATCAAGACCCGCTTCGTGCTCGTCCACATCACCACACTGCCGTCCGACGGCAGTGGGGACGGCTACCGCGGCGGAATCAGCGAGATCAAGGTGCTCGGGCCGGCCGACTGA
- the murJ gene encoding murein biosynthesis integral membrane protein MurJ produces MNAPYDGDRAQGTGGPAPSQGTAPGTPVPGQVPVPAPAPDRDPYVQDAYEHDPYRSQDLSAQDPVAEVLYDRASHPPPPPGTYQEPGPLYAAPQTPVHAPDPHVWAQTPPPEPDGPSRHLPYGDHATTTQFVGVDSLVTKAADEQPEPDAFAHLYRDQQGTPGTPAEDAPVAVPAPSKPAGRASSLLKSSALMAAGTIVSRITGFLRTLVIAGAIGVGTFNDTYQIANTLPTMIYVLVGGGALNAVFIPQLVRAMKQDDDGGEAYANRLLTLVVVLLAAITTICVLAAPVFITMMSPKLASDPQQMDVAVAFARYCLPTMFFMGVHVVLGQILNARGRFGAMMWTPVLNNIVVIATFGAFIWAFGGFTTSGVSATTVTADGVRLLGLGTLLGLTVQALAMLPYLRDAGFKPRLRFDWRGHGLGKAARLAKWTFFFVLANQIGLVVVTQLATWAGSVAEKQGHPGTGITAYNYALLLWQMPQAIITVSVMTAVLPRISRSAHDGDAAAVRDDISYGLRTSAVAIVPCAFAFLALGVPMATLLYAGSGSGAQNIGYVLMAFGLGLIPYSVQYVVLRGFYAYEDTRTPFYNTVIVATVNAAVSTAAFFVLPARWAVVGMAAAYGLGYTVGVGVAWRRLRNRLGGDLDGAHVMRTYARLTGACVPAAAVAGAAAYAVTQWLGSGVTGSLAALAAGGVALAVVFLVAAKRMRIEELNAMVGMVRGRLGR; encoded by the coding sequence ATGAACGCGCCGTACGACGGTGACCGCGCGCAGGGCACTGGTGGGCCCGCGCCCTCCCAGGGCACTGCCCCGGGCACCCCGGTGCCCGGGCAGGTCCCCGTGCCTGCGCCCGCACCGGACCGCGACCCGTATGTCCAAGACGCCTACGAGCACGACCCCTACCGGTCACAGGACCTGTCGGCCCAGGATCCCGTCGCCGAGGTCCTGTACGACCGGGCCTCGCACCCTCCGCCGCCGCCCGGCACCTACCAGGAGCCCGGCCCGCTCTACGCGGCGCCGCAGACGCCCGTACACGCCCCCGACCCGCACGTCTGGGCGCAGACCCCGCCGCCCGAGCCGGACGGGCCCTCCCGGCACCTGCCCTACGGCGACCACGCCACGACCACCCAGTTCGTCGGAGTGGACTCCCTGGTCACCAAGGCCGCGGACGAGCAGCCCGAGCCCGACGCCTTCGCGCACCTCTACCGGGACCAGCAGGGGACTCCCGGCACCCCTGCCGAGGACGCCCCCGTCGCCGTCCCGGCACCGAGCAAGCCCGCCGGCCGCGCCTCCAGCCTGCTCAAGTCCAGCGCCCTCATGGCCGCCGGCACGATCGTCTCCCGCATCACCGGCTTCCTGCGGACCCTCGTCATCGCCGGTGCCATCGGCGTCGGCACGTTCAACGACACGTACCAGATCGCCAACACCCTGCCGACGATGATCTACGTGCTGGTCGGCGGCGGCGCCCTCAACGCCGTCTTCATCCCCCAGCTGGTGCGGGCCATGAAGCAGGACGACGACGGGGGCGAGGCCTACGCCAACCGCCTCCTGACCCTCGTCGTGGTGCTGCTGGCCGCCATCACCACCATCTGCGTCCTCGCCGCACCGGTGTTCATCACGATGATGTCGCCGAAGCTCGCCTCGGACCCCCAGCAGATGGACGTCGCGGTCGCCTTCGCCCGCTACTGCCTGCCGACCATGTTCTTCATGGGCGTGCACGTGGTCCTCGGTCAGATCCTCAACGCACGCGGCCGGTTCGGCGCGATGATGTGGACCCCCGTCCTCAACAACATCGTCGTCATCGCCACCTTCGGGGCCTTCATCTGGGCCTTCGGCGGTTTCACCACCTCCGGAGTCAGTGCCACCACCGTCACGGCCGACGGCGTCCGCCTGCTCGGCCTCGGCACTCTCCTGGGCCTCACCGTCCAGGCGCTCGCGATGCTGCCCTACCTGCGCGACGCCGGCTTCAAGCCGCGCCTGCGGTTCGACTGGCGGGGCCACGGCCTCGGCAAGGCCGCCCGCCTGGCCAAGTGGACGTTCTTCTTCGTCCTCGCCAACCAGATCGGCCTCGTCGTCGTGACCCAGCTCGCGACCTGGGCCGGATCCGTCGCCGAGAAGCAGGGCCACCCGGGCACCGGCATCACGGCCTACAACTACGCGCTGCTGCTGTGGCAGATGCCGCAGGCCATCATCACCGTCTCCGTCATGACGGCCGTCCTGCCCCGCATCTCCCGCTCCGCCCACGACGGGGACGCCGCCGCCGTCCGCGACGACATCTCGTACGGGCTGCGCACTTCGGCCGTCGCGATCGTGCCGTGTGCCTTCGCGTTCCTCGCCCTCGGCGTCCCCATGGCCACGCTGCTGTACGCCGGTTCCGGCTCCGGCGCCCAGAACATCGGCTACGTCCTGATGGCCTTCGGCCTCGGGCTCATCCCGTACTCCGTCCAGTACGTCGTCCTGCGCGGGTTCTACGCCTACGAGGACACCCGGACCCCCTTCTACAACACGGTCATCGTCGCCACCGTCAACGCGGCCGTCTCCACCGCCGCGTTCTTCGTGCTCCCCGCCCGCTGGGCGGTCGTCGGCATGGCGGCCGCCTACGGCCTCGGCTACACCGTCGGCGTCGGCGTCGCCTGGCGTCGGCTGCGCAACCGGCTGGGCGGCGACCTCGACGGCGCCCACGTGATGCGCACCTACGCGCGCCTCACCGGTGCGTGCGTCCCCGCGGCCGCCGTGGCCGGTGCAGCCGCCTACGCTGTCACCCAGTGGCTCGGCAGTGGAGTCACCGGTTCCTTGGCCGCGTTGGCCGCCGGCGGTGTCGCGCTGGCCGTCGTGTTCCTCGTGGCTGCCAAGAGGATGCGCATCGAAGAGCTCAACGCCATGGTCGGAATGGTTCGCGGACGCTTGGGGCGCTGA
- a CDS encoding DUF6049 family protein, which yields MAEAADIQGAPPAPARRRWLRRAVVLLAGTPVLAALVYSPAPQAAQAAEAGAVDVQLTEMAPTAPVKGDTLTISGSVVNNGRETITGAHVGLRVGPVLGDRASIDEAAERAGFRAGTDPGEIDQAYAVKIASLPSKVKQEFTLTIPVNKLELDKDGVYQLGVSLSGETESRPYEQVLGIKRTFLPWQPEAASKRSQLTYLWPLISTTHLTAETGSDELQTPVFLDDSLAEDLKSGGRLQQMVALGKDLPVTWVIDPDLLYTVDAMTKGYRFRTPDGRVVQGKNKAVAEQWLSSLEAAVQGKKIVALPFADPDIASLAHQGKDVSGTLGQLRPATDKAKQAVETVLHVSPSTDFSWPLDGAIDPSIVNVATSAGAHNVLTRSDSLQETGALGYTPSAARPIGAGTTAVVADADLSTAFDGDMLGAGNATLAVQRFLAQSLALNLQKTDSQRSFVVTPQRMPSSSQVQTMAAALRGLQAGRWTQPADLEGAAAAKPDPGVNTQVPGAGQYPDALRKTELPVSAFEKIRTTQNTLDHFKVILTAPDRVEIPFGNTTNREMSTSWRGHPEEARLYRDQVQEYLIGLTEKVKVVPKSDATLSGHSATIPVSVQNSLVQDVHNLVLRVKSANPTRLVFGDSGQAEQEVTVTGGHSQTVKFTANATASGPVEVTAQLFTTDGVPYGKQRKFTVEATEITPTVMLVIAGGVLLLVLAGIKMYASRKRVAARAAAEESTQPSDETPDTGPQSTGPSGTGETVDR from the coding sequence GTGGCCGAGGCGGCAGACATCCAGGGGGCACCCCCCGCACCTGCCCGGCGCCGCTGGCTGCGGCGCGCAGTCGTTCTGCTGGCCGGGACTCCCGTGCTCGCCGCTCTGGTCTACTCACCCGCCCCTCAGGCCGCCCAAGCCGCCGAGGCGGGTGCCGTCGACGTGCAGCTGACCGAGATGGCCCCCACGGCCCCGGTCAAGGGCGACACCCTCACGATCTCCGGCAGCGTGGTCAACAACGGCCGCGAGACGATCACCGGCGCGCACGTGGGCCTGCGGGTCGGGCCCGTGCTGGGCGACCGGGCCTCCATCGACGAGGCGGCGGAACGCGCCGGCTTCCGGGCCGGCACGGATCCCGGCGAGATCGACCAGGCCTACGCCGTGAAGATCGCCTCGCTGCCGTCGAAGGTCAAGCAGGAGTTCACCCTCACGATCCCGGTGAACAAGCTGGAGCTGGACAAGGACGGCGTCTACCAGCTCGGCGTCTCGCTGTCCGGGGAGACCGAGAGCCGCCCGTACGAGCAGGTCCTCGGCATCAAGCGGACCTTCCTGCCCTGGCAGCCCGAGGCGGCCTCCAAGCGCTCCCAGCTCACCTACCTGTGGCCGCTGATCTCCACCACGCACCTGACGGCGGAGACCGGCTCGGACGAGCTCCAGACCCCCGTCTTCCTCGACGACTCGCTCGCCGAGGACCTCAAGTCCGGCGGGCGCCTCCAGCAGATGGTCGCTCTCGGCAAGGACCTGCCCGTCACCTGGGTCATCGACCCCGACCTGCTCTACACGGTCGACGCCATGACCAAGGGCTACCGGTTCCGCACGCCGGACGGGCGGGTCGTCCAGGGCAAGAACAAGGCCGTCGCCGAGCAGTGGCTGAGCTCCCTGGAAGCCGCGGTCCAGGGCAAGAAGATCGTGGCGCTGCCGTTCGCCGATCCGGACATCGCCTCCCTCGCCCACCAGGGCAAGGACGTGTCGGGCACCCTGGGCCAGCTGCGGCCGGCCACCGACAAGGCGAAGCAGGCCGTGGAGACGGTGCTGCACGTCTCCCCGTCCACCGACTTCTCCTGGCCCCTGGACGGCGCCATCGACCCGTCGATCGTCAACGTGGCCACCTCGGCGGGCGCCCACAACGTCCTCACGCGCAGCGACAGCCTCCAGGAGACCGGCGCCCTGGGCTACACCCCGTCGGCCGCCCGTCCCATCGGCGCGGGAACCACCGCCGTCGTCGCCGACGCCGATCTCTCCACCGCCTTCGACGGCGACATGCTGGGCGCCGGGAACGCCACCCTGGCCGTGCAGCGCTTCCTCGCCCAGAGCCTCGCCCTGAACCTGCAGAAGACCGACAGCCAGCGCAGCTTCGTCGTCACCCCGCAGCGGATGCCCTCCTCCAGCCAGGTGCAGACCATGGCAGCCGCGCTGCGGGGGCTGCAGGCGGGCCGCTGGACCCAGCCGGCCGACCTCGAGGGCGCGGCCGCCGCCAAACCCGACCCGGGCGTCAACACCCAGGTCCCGGGCGCCGGCCAGTACCCCGATGCGCTGCGCAAGACGGAGCTTCCGGTCTCCGCCTTCGAGAAGATCCGCACGACCCAGAACACCCTGGACCACTTCAAGGTGATCCTCACCGCGCCCGACCGCGTGGAGATCCCCTTCGGCAACACCACCAACCGCGAGATGTCCACCTCCTGGCGGGGCCACCCCGAGGAGGCCCGGCTCTACCGGGACCAGGTGCAGGAGTACCTGATCGGCCTCACCGAGAAGGTCAAGGTCGTCCCCAAGTCCGACGCCACCCTGTCCGGACACAGCGCTACCATCCCGGTCAGCGTCCAGAACAGCCTCGTCCAGGACGTCCACAACCTCGTCCTGCGGGTGAAGTCCGCCAACCCGACCCGCCTGGTGTTCGGCGACAGCGGCCAGGCCGAGCAGGAAGTGACCGTCACGGGCGGACACAGCCAGACGGTCAAGTTCACCGCCAACGCCACCGCGAGCGGCCCCGTCGAGGTCACCGCGCAGCTCTTCACCACGGACGGCGTGCCCTACGGCAAGCAGCGCAAGTTCACCGTGGAGGCCACCGAGATCACTCCCACCGTCATGCTCGTCATCGCAGGCGGCGTCCTCCTCCTCGTCCTGGCGGGCATCAAGATGTACGCCAGCCGCAAGCGCGTGGCGGCCCGGGCGGCCGCCGAGGAGAGCACGCAGCCGAGTGACGAGACCCCGGACACCGGACCGCAAAGCACCGGGCCGTCCGGCACGGGTGAGACAGTGGACCGTTGA